The stretch of DNA GTCTGTATAGACAGGTGTTTTTAATCAATGGTCGAATGGCTTCATCATAATTGGTTAGCTGTTTGGTATAGGCACTGTAGTACCAAATACTGCCTCGGGCGCCAATCCATATGTCGCCATTATCCTCCACTAGAAAACAAGCGGTCGATTCAAGCGACGGGAGTTGATTGTTGAGGGGGTGGTCGGTCCATGTTTGTTGGGTTTCCGTTCGTTCGTATACCTTCCCATTAGCAAGGAGTACCCAGATTTTATCATTCAATGCCTGCATTTGTACAATGCGGTGATTGGATAGATTACCTACGACAGGTGTTGCCCATTTCTGCAGAATTTTTCCATGCTCATCAATTTCCCATAGCTCATTTTCAAAAGCAGCAATAAAATACCGGCTATTGAATTCGAGAATTGGCCGTTTGATATATTGCCCGGGAACATCAAGTACTTTTTTCAATGTGCTATCGGAGGATAAAGTTTGGATCATGGTATTTCCTGATTTTTCATCATAGGTAGCCATCCATATGCGTCCTTGGGTATCACGCAATAAATTATGTGGTACCATGGATTCTCTCCTAACAATAGGTCCCTCCTTTATTTTTTTCTGACTTAAGAACTGTGCTTCTGGGTGAAGTGTCGTTAGGTAATCAGGGTTGGCCAGCCAGATTTTGTCCTCCTGGCCAATGATCATATCCGAAATGGTATTAAATGGGATAAAAAAATCTTGACTTTGAGAACTGAACTGAATAAAGTTGGTCCCATCAAATCGGTTGAGGCCATTGATCGTGGCTATCCATATAAAGCCATAGGCATCCTGTTGGATTTTAAATACATTGCGGTGGCTTAGCCCGTTCTGGACATCATAAATTTTGATATCTTCATTTGTAAATTGTGCATTTACAAGGGAATGGGATAATAAAATGATACCTATAGCTAAGTGTATTATTTTCATGGGGCTATTATTGGCAAACACCAATATTCATTGCTTTGAAATAATGCTGAAATTTACCCAAATTCATTCAGCTTAAGAAATGCAACCCGTTTTATGATGTTAATTTAACAATATGAAAAATTATTTGTTTTTATATTTTGTATTTTAAAACTTATTGTGGTATATTTGAAACAAGAATTGATCCCGACTTAAAAACAAATACTCAGATGTTTTTTAAAGCCACTTTAGTTAATATTTGGACTATGGTCGTGGAAATAACAAAGAAGTGCTGTGATAAGTTCTATTTCTTGTTATTCCAACCTTCCATGTACAAATAGACAACTAAAGGGCTTTTTTTTGTGCCCACCCACAACAAACAACCCAAGCCCTCAATTTATCAGCGCAGGAAAATTGGCAGCGCGCGCTTTTTTTTATATTTGTTGTAAATCCTTCTTTGACAAATCTCGTGGGCAATCTTAAAAAGAAAACAAAAACGACCAAAGGAAGTGTTGCTTTCTTTTTATGATTGTCTTTAGATCACGAGATTTGTCAAAGAACCATGTAAATAATGCTTTGCCCATGCGTGCATATAGTATGGCTGCCACCAAGGGGCAAGAACCGTTCATTCAAATGCTCTATCTTAACAGGCAGGCCCTAAAGGCCGTACCTCCTGCTATTCAGCAAATGACGCAGCTGAAGACATTGGATTTGAGTGATAACGAACTTGGGGGATTACCAATATGGTTGAAAGATCTAGAAAAGTTGGAAGAACTTTATCTTTCGGGCAATGTTGGGTTGGCTGCTATGGCCGACATGCCCCTTCCCCAAGGGCTGCTTCGCTTACACCTCAAAGGCCTGGGGTGGACGCTCTTGCCAGATAGTCTAATGGCATTAAAAAAACTAACGTATATAGACATATCGCATAATCGGCTTAAACGATTGCCGCCTGGATTTGAGCATTTGAAATCCCTGAAAACCATCCTCATTGACCATAATGCGCTAAGCCGACTGCCAGAGACGATGGGCGCCTTCCGCCAACTTAACGAATTACACCTCAGGCATAACCACCTCAAAAAGTTGCCACACAGTATAGCTAATTGTATCCATCTGGATAAGCTAATCTTGGCGCATAACCAACTCACTCAGCTACCTGCAACCTTTGGGCAATTAGGCCGCCTTAGTGAGCTGGACCTATCAGAAAATCGCATCAGACAGCTTCCTGCTTCGATTGGGCACTGCGACATGCTTCGCCGACTTTATCTTTCGGGCAACCGGCTAAGCCAATTGCCGCTTTCGATGGCACGGCTGCAATGGTTGACTGACCTTGATCTAAGTAAAAACAAATTCAGGCAGTTTCCGTCGGCCCTACAGGATTGTAAACGATTGGAACGACTCTATTTGCAGGCGAACCAAATCGAGCACCTCCCTGATCTAAGCCCTTGTATAAAGTTGGCCACCCTGCATTTGGCCAAAAACGGCCTCCAAACCCTCAACGGCTTACCTGCTTCGCTAAAAGTCCTCCATCTGGATCATAACCAATTAATAGACATCCATGCGATTCAGGGATTGCCCGCCTTGGAGCAGCTTTCGTTTTCGGCCAATGCGATTGCTCATTTCCACAAGGGATACTGGCAATTTCCCCAATTGAAAAGCATCCAGGCAAAGGGTAATCCAGTAAAATTAACTTCTTCGGATTTGTTGGGGTGTCCTGCGCTGACCGTCCTAGATGGTTTGCTACCATTAAGTG from Saprospiraceae bacterium encodes:
- a CDS encoding leucine-rich repeat domain-containing protein; translated protein: MRAYSMAATKGQEPFIQMLYLNRQALKAVPPAIQQMTQLKTLDLSDNELGGLPIWLKDLEKLEELYLSGNVGLAAMADMPLPQGLLRLHLKGLGWTLLPDSLMALKKLTYIDISHNRLKRLPPGFEHLKSLKTILIDHNALSRLPETMGAFRQLNELHLRHNHLKKLPHSIANCIHLDKLILAHNQLTQLPATFGQLGRLSELDLSENRIRQLPASIGHCDMLRRLYLSGNRLSQLPLSMARLQWLTDLDLSKNKFRQFPSALQDCKRLERLYLQANQIEHLPDLSPCIKLATLHLAKNGLQTLNGLPASLKVLHLDHNQLIDIHAIQGLPALEQLSFSANAIAHFHKGYWQFPQLKSIQAKGNPVKLTSSDLLGCPALTVLDGLLPLSEKRKLLAFLPIVRRNGWDTAHAAAFFPLFRGDTTAWQTVSIARAWEGLNNVDPYFADAFRQHFHRLTKSRRPLKKGATLLVLGNLSSATSVLGERLADQQITYQQQWDASVTHLVLGLPPFPASPPPTTIPWLSEAQLIRHLDKLEGRSLSQTKATDQIQNLRNLLLNKAEVNCHLALQLMDGGGVPLPIVADLLFLYLTRPFPNLADKLKALLWPYLPPITKLMLAAQYNPPQTLERKKDWQEWLGTKEIDVDRLLFLFKRS